In Kytococcus sedentarius DSM 20547, the sequence CGAGGTCTCCCGCGCCGGACGCGTCATCGAGGTCTCCCCCACCGAGTTCAACCTGCTGCGCTACCTGATGCAGAACCCCCACCGGGTGCTCTCGAAGGCGCAGATCCTGGACCACGTCTGGGACTACGACTTCCGCGGGGAGATGGGCATCGTCGAGAGCTACATCTCCTACCTGCGCCGCAAGATCGACACCGAGGGACTGCCTCCCCTGATCCACACCAAGCGGGGGGTGGGCTACGTCCTGCGCCTGCCGCCGGAGTCGGTCGCGTGAACCCGGTGGCGGCGGGGGCCACCGCGACGGGCCGGGTCGCCCGCCACTGGGCGGCCCCCCGCCACTGGCCCCTGCGGGTGCGCCTGCTGGCCGTCGTGATGGTGCTGCTGGTCGGCGCCCTGAGCGCGACCGCGATCGCGCTGGCCATCCTGATGCAGCAGTTCCTGGTGCGCCAGGTCGATGAGCAGCTCGAGCGCGCCGCAGCCCCCGTGGCCCAGTCGGCCTTCGACAGCTTCACCCGCACCGGGTCCACCGGCTTCCGCCCGCCGAACAACTACTGGATCCAGTTCATGCCGGTCAACGGCACCCAGCCGCTGACCGTGGCCGACGCCCAGTCCGCCGGCAGCATCCCCCGCATCGGGTACCTGGACCCGGACGACCCCCGCGTGCGTTCCGGGGAGCCGTTCACCGTCACCGACGGCAACGGCGACCGCTGGCGGGTGGTGACCGGGGTGGACGTGAACGAGGTGGCCACCTACGCCGTCGCCCGCCCGCTGCGGGACATCGACGAGGCCGTGCAGAACCTGCAGATTCTGGCCTTCTCGGTGGGGCTGGTGGCCCTGGCCGCGGGGGTCCTGCTGGGGTGGCCGCTGATGAACCGGGCGTTTCGTCCGCTGACGCAGATCGAGGACACCGCCGCCGGCATTGCCGAGGGCAACCTCTCCAGCCGCGTCCCCCACCCCGGCACGCGCGACGAGGTCGGCTCGCTGGCCAGCTCGTTGAACCTGATGCTGGCGCACGTGGAGCGCTCCCTCGCAGTGCGCGATGCCTCCGAGCAGCAGATGCGCCGCTTCATCGCCGACGCCTCCCACGAGCTGCGCACGCCGATGGCGGCGATCCGCGGCTACGCAGAGCTGTACCGCTCCGGTGCCATCACCGGGGCCGAGGACACGGCGGCGGCCATGCGCCGCATCGAGGACGAGGCCACCCGCATGGGCGTGCTCGTGGAGGACCTCATGACCCT encodes:
- a CDS encoding sensor histidine kinase, coding for MNPVAAGATATGRVARHWAAPRHWPLRVRLLAVVMVLLVGALSATAIALAILMQQFLVRQVDEQLERAAAPVAQSAFDSFTRTGSTGFRPPNNYWIQFMPVNGTQPLTVADAQSAGSIPRIGYLDPDDPRVRSGEPFTVTDGNGDRWRVVTGVDVNEVATYAVARPLRDIDEAVQNLQILAFSVGLVALAAGVLLGWPLMNRAFRPLTQIEDTAAGIAEGNLSSRVPHPGTRDEVGSLASSLNLMLAHVERSLAVRDASEQQMRRFIADASHELRTPMAAIRGYAELYRSGAITGAEDTAAAMRRIEDEATRMGVLVEDLMTLARLDAGQRHAFSPPTSAADAVPEPTEVDLTVLASDAVADTRAWAPERTLRLQGLAGQPLEAALTSGQEASLRQVVTNLVANAVRHTPDSPIEVQVGRDRDEVVLRVVDHGPGVAPQDRTRVFERFYRSDPSRQRGEGGGSGLGLAIVATTVAQHRGTVSALETPGGGATFEVRLPAHEEEPA